Below is a window of Ktedonobacteraceae bacterium DNA.
ATTGTTACCTGCCCAACATAGCCGCCCCAGTGCGCTTCGGCCTCGCTGGTGATGATATCCCCCTGTTGCAACCGGCGCTGTGTAGGCATGAAGGCATTGGTAGGTGGTTGTGGAGAGCCTGCTGCCCAGAGAATCATCGTCGGCAACTCACCGCCATTCTCTACCATATATGCGAGCATACGAGCGTAGACAACGTTCTCCGGTACCCCTGGTCCGGCTTCTCGTATCATCGTCTCGATGGCCCCCTCCACCAGTTCGACCGCGCGCTCGAGAAAGGCGATTTCCTCTTCGCTCTTGACGAAGCGCGCCTCATCCATCAGGTAGGTTGCGTTGACCAGTTCCGCGTTGGGGAAAGCATTGCGAATCTTCATGTAGATGCCGTACGGCACGATACCGTCAGGCATGCGTGGAACATCGGCAAGCCCTGCAATGCCTATACGCCCGCGATCAACAGAGAGTTCTCGCAAGCGCTCGACAATAGCATCACCTTCAGAGAAGAATTTAGCGCGGATGTCCGTGACCCAATCCTGGAAGCCAAGCCAGTACTCAGGATAAGGTACGGGACCGGTAAGCGCGGTCACTTCGCCATGCCGGGGAAATACGGCTGCTACCGGCGAGCTATTCACGCCGATGCCTGTGAGATAACGGACGTTGGCCTGGAGTCCATCCCTGCCACCCGTATTGGAAGGAGCAACGATAACGTCTATGCCTTCGCGATCCATCAACTGGCGCACCTTGCCCCAGCGTCGTTCGCGTTCGGCCAGCGAGAAGCGGGGAACATCGAGTTTCGGAACAGTAGCAGCCATGATATCTCCTCCATAACAGGTCTCTAAGCATACTCAATACAGGGGATTGTCGAGCGGTACTCTTCCCAAGGGATAGTAAGTTATCGTCGCGCGTCTACGATTCTTCGCTACGCTCAGAATGACACGCTGGAGAGTCATATCATTCTGCGACCGATCTGTGCCAACATATCCTTTTCATCCTTCGCCTCAGAATGACACCCTGGGGTGTCATGTCATTCTGAGCGCAGCGAAGAATCCAACCACTTTTTAAGAGCATATCCCGCTTGAGCAGCCCTTGTCAAGTATTTTTCTTGACGACCGTCATTTAATATGCTATGTTTTTCCAGGGTTGTAGGGCTCCTCGCCGTCTTCGTCTACGTGC
It encodes the following:
- a CDS encoding M24 family metallopeptidase, coding for MAATVPKLDVPRFSLAERERRWGKVRQLMDREGIDVIVAPSNTGGRDGLQANVRYLTGIGVNSSPVAAVFPRHGEVTALTGPVPYPEYWLGFQDWVTDIRAKFFSEGDAIVERLRELSVDRGRIGIAGLADVPRMPDGIVPYGIYMKIRNAFPNAELVNATYLMDEARFVKSEEEIAFLERAVELVEGAIETMIREAGPGVPENVVYARMLAYMVENGGELPTMILWAAGSPQPPTNAFMPTQRRLQQGDIITSEAEAHWGGYVGQVTITGAIGKVPPDYADMYRIQQEIIDRAYERFRPGVPIGELLRIGEEATQGTPYQSRMIMHSRGLGNDAPIAVFGTRDERIRNWRIEENSVFVIKPVVMTGEWVRSVSWGGSVIGGGQLASATESGARTVCWGDSVVATPSGARRLGKRPRNFIEIG